From the Lathyrus oleraceus cultivar Zhongwan6 chromosome 4, CAAS_Psat_ZW6_1.0, whole genome shotgun sequence genome, one window contains:
- the LOC127137243 gene encoding probable LRR receptor-like serine/threonine-protein kinase At1g06840 yields MFLSEGHMHQVVFSLWFCFYLVLIAAQDNITDPTEVEALKAIKERLIDPNGNLSNWIRGDPCTSRWTGVLCFNETLIDGYLHVQELQLMNLSLSENLAPEIGSLAYMERLNFMWNKITGSIPKEIGNIKSLVLLLLSGNLLTGSLPDELGFLSNLDRIQIDQNHISGPLPTSFANLNKTKHFHMNNNSISGKIPPELWRLPKLAHFLLDNNNLSGYLPPELSKLPTITCKKTSKQHQVADLICNSKAR; encoded by the coding sequence ATGTTTCTTTCAGAAGGTCACATGCATCAAGTTGTTTTCAGTTTATGGTTTTGTTTCTATTTGGTGCTTATTGCTGCACAGGATAATATCACTGACCCTACCGAAGTTGAAGCATTAAAAGCCATAAAAGAAAGGTTGATTGATCCTAATGGAAATTTGAGCAATTGGATACGCGGAGACCCATGTACATCTCGCTGGACAGGAGTTTTATGTTTCAATGAAACATTAATTGATGGCTATTTACACGTTCAAGAATTGCAACTAATGAATTTGAGCTTGTCCGAAAATTTGGCACCAGAAATTGGCAGCTTAGCTTATATGGAAAGATTGAACTTCATGTGGAACAAAATAACTGGGAGTATTCCAAAGGAAATTGGCAATATCAAATCTTTAGTCCTCTTGCTATTAAGTGGAAATCTATTAACAGGGTCACTGCCAGATGAGCTTGGCTTTCTTTCGAACCTTGATAGAATACAAATCGATCAAAATCATATATCAGGACCTCTACCAACATCATTCGCAAACCTGAACAAGACAAAGCATTTTCACATGAACAATAATTCAATTAGCGGGAAAATCCCTCCAGAACTCTGGCGATTACCAAAGCTTGCTCACTTCCTTCTTGACAACAACAATTTATCAGGATATCTTCCTCCTGAGCTTTCCAAACTTCCAACCATAACCTGCAAAAAAACCAGTAAGCAACATCAGGTAGCAGACCTAATTTGTAACAGTAAGGCAAGATGA